One genomic window of Glycine soja cultivar W05 chromosome 9, ASM419377v2, whole genome shotgun sequence includes the following:
- the LOC114367350 gene encoding uncharacterized protein LOC114367350: MIMGHQKPAWLEALYAQKFFVGCSHHENAKKNEKNICCLDCCTSICPHCLPSHRCHRLLQVRRYVYHDVVRLEDLQKLIDCSNVQPYTINSAKVVFIKKRPQNRQLKGSANYCTSCDRSLQEPFIHCSLGCKVDFVLKHYKDLSPYLRTCKSLHLGPDFLIPQEMGDDETTRSTIVDFDEPMSSSSGSENMSMACTEIVRKRRSGWNVCATSMSNKVSHEDMVTSISRRKGIPHRSPLC, translated from the exons ATGATCATG GGACACCAAAAACCAGCATGGTTGGAAGCTCTTTACGCACAAAAGTTCTTTGTGGGGTGCTCTCACCATGAGAATGCTAAAAAAAACGAGAAGAACATATGCTGCTTAGATTGTTGCACCAGTATTTGCCCTCACTGTTTGCCATCACATCGCTGCCATAGGCTTCTTCAGGTTCGCCGTTACGTTTATCATGATGTTGTCAGATTGGAAGATCTTCAGAAACTCATAGATTGCTCTAACGTGCAG CCTTACACCATCAATAGTGCCAAGGTGGTGTTCATCAAGAAGAGACCACAAAACAGGCAACTCAAGGGGTCAGCAAACTACTGCACTTCATGTGATAGAAGTCTTCAAGAACCTTTTATCCATTGCTCTCTAGGATGCAAG gtGGATTTTGTGCTGAAACACTACAAGGACCTCTCTCCCTATTTGAGAACATGCAAGTCCTTGCATCTAGGTCCCGATTTCCTAATCCCACAAGAGATGGGTGATGATGAAACAACTCGTTCAACCATTGTGGATTTTGATGAACCAATGAGCTCGTCTTCAGGGTCAGAGAACATGAGCATGGCTTGCACCGAAATTGTTAGGAAGAGGCGTAGTGGGTGGAATGTGTGTGCAACATCAATGAGCAACAAGGTTTCGCATGAAGACATGGTTACAAGCATTAGTAGAAGGAAAGGCATCCCTCATAGATCTCCTTTGTGTTAG